One segment of Paenibacillus rhizovicinus DNA contains the following:
- a CDS encoding epoxide hydrolase family protein gives MTMSNAKTNQAKQESSMNADIHPFRIHIPQADLDDLKRRLAQTRWFHGTSDSEWKYGVSKDYLKDVLSYWQEGYDWRTHEARLNEYPQYVTTIDGANIHFMHILSPEPDAVPLILTHGFPSSIAEFLDLIDPLTNPRAHGGNQADAFHLVIPSVPGFGFSGANLEAGWNIARIAQAWDELMNRLGYGCYCSHGSDLGALVSRELGMMKPDKLLAIHVLQLFSFPSGDPAEMAMLTEEDGKRLQFLANFQERAGFNAIQSTRPQTLSYGLADSPVGQLAWIAELFNGFGDHVDFIQRESLLTNTMIYWLTNTAESSARLYYENAHLPNPTAREVNTSPTGVAVFGNDFKSIELFARRDNTNIVHWSEFERGTHFAAYDEPKLLAAELRSFFRRFR, from the coding sequence ATGACAATGAGTAACGCAAAGACAAATCAAGCAAAACAAGAAAGCTCCATGAATGCCGACATTCATCCGTTCCGCATCCACATTCCTCAAGCAGACTTGGACGATTTGAAGCGGCGATTAGCTCAAACGCGTTGGTTCCATGGCACTTCGGACTCGGAATGGAAATACGGCGTTTCCAAGGATTATCTGAAGGATGTCCTCAGCTATTGGCAGGAAGGTTACGACTGGCGAACTCACGAAGCACGTCTGAACGAATACCCGCAATACGTTACGACTATTGACGGAGCGAACATACATTTCATGCATATTCTCTCCCCCGAGCCGGATGCCGTCCCGCTGATCCTTACGCATGGATTCCCTAGCTCGATCGCCGAGTTCCTCGATCTCATCGATCCGCTGACCAATCCGCGCGCTCACGGCGGAAACCAGGCAGATGCCTTCCATCTCGTCATACCGTCCGTGCCGGGCTTCGGTTTCTCAGGTGCTAACCTTGAAGCAGGCTGGAATATCGCACGCATCGCGCAAGCCTGGGATGAGCTCATGAACCGCCTAGGTTATGGCTGCTATTGTTCCCACGGCAGCGACCTCGGCGCGCTCGTCTCCAGGGAACTGGGCATGATGAAGCCGGATAAACTGCTTGCCATTCATGTGCTTCAGCTCTTCTCTTTCCCTTCCGGCGACCCGGCAGAGATGGCCATGTTGACCGAGGAGGATGGCAAAAGGCTGCAATTCCTGGCTAATTTCCAAGAACGTGCCGGTTTCAACGCCATTCAGTCGACTCGTCCGCAGACGCTGTCTTACGGTCTCGCAGATTCTCCGGTCGGTCAGCTTGCTTGGATCGCCGAGCTGTTCAATGGCTTTGGCGATCATGTCGACTTCATTCAGCGGGAGTCCCTGCTTACGAATACGATGATTTACTGGTTAACCAATACAGCTGAGTCGTCTGCACGCCTGTACTACGAGAATGCCCATCTTCCTAATCCAACCGCTCGGGAAGTAAACACCTCACCGACTGGAGTTGCCGTATTCGGCAATGATTTCAAGTCGATCGAGCTCTTCGCAAGACGGGATAATACGAATATCGTGCACTGGTCGGAATTTGAACGCGGTACGCATTTTGCAGCCTATGATGAGCCTAAGCTGCTAGCTGCTGAACTTAGAAGCTTCTTCCGCCGCTTCCGCTGA
- a CDS encoding helix-turn-helix transcriptional regulator, with amino-acid sequence MKLDRLLAITMTLLNQSRVSATALAERFEVSLRTIYRDMDAINQSGIPIVSYPGADGGYEIMSSYRIDKQILTLDDFSTIYSALRGITTATDQSEDHELLDKIGAMIPGISGTASSDISRIDLDFKPTPNDKQKFAPLHDAIKQMHVVQFAYLDNKGQESERAVEPMGLFLKGYVWYLYGYCLLRSEMRNFRLSRILRLQMLPETFARRNYTLQDVEKQFMDRADFSKVKVKLHFDSSARTRVLDEFGFDQIHNHEDGTLSVHAHYSSVERAMQTVLSYGSQVTVTEPVEFIESLRKQIQWMAEKYGV; translated from the coding sequence TTGAAGCTAGACCGATTGCTGGCGATTACCATGACCTTGCTCAATCAATCTCGCGTCAGCGCGACTGCCTTGGCTGAACGTTTTGAAGTCTCTCTGCGCACGATATACCGGGATATGGACGCCATCAATCAATCAGGCATCCCCATCGTGTCCTACCCCGGTGCGGACGGGGGGTATGAAATCATGTCCAGTTACCGCATCGACAAGCAAATATTGACGCTCGATGATTTCTCGACGATCTATTCAGCTCTTCGCGGCATCACAACCGCGACGGACCAGTCTGAGGACCATGAACTGCTCGACAAAATCGGCGCGATGATTCCGGGTATATCAGGAACGGCCTCTTCCGATATTTCGCGCATCGATCTCGACTTTAAGCCTACGCCGAATGACAAGCAGAAATTCGCCCCGCTGCATGATGCAATTAAGCAAATGCATGTGGTCCAGTTCGCCTATTTAGACAATAAAGGCCAAGAATCCGAACGTGCCGTTGAACCGATGGGGCTCTTCCTGAAAGGCTATGTTTGGTATCTCTATGGCTACTGCCTATTACGTTCCGAGATGCGCAATTTCCGGTTATCCCGCATTCTCCGACTTCAGATGCTGCCGGAGACATTCGCTCGGCGGAATTACACCCTTCAGGATGTGGAGAAGCAGTTCATGGACCGCGCGGATTTCTCCAAGGTGAAGGTGAAGCTTCATTTTGACAGCTCTGCAAGAACGAGGGTGCTGGATGAATTCGGTTTCGATCAGATTCATAACCACGAGGATGGTACATTATCCGTCCATGCCCACTATTCCTCCGTAGAACGCGCCATGCAGACGGTTCTAAGCTATGGCAGCCAAGTTACGGTGACCGAGCCGGTTGAGTTCATTGAGTCGTTGAGGAAACAAATTCAATGGATGGCCGAGAAATATGGCGTTTAA